CTCATCATTGTCCTGGACAATCTTGGCAATGGCTTCTTCTGCGGAATTTAATTTATTTTCACATAATTTAACTAAATCCATTGCTTTTTTAAATTCATCAATTGCTTCATCTAAAGGCACGTCACCATTTTCTAATTTGTTTACAATTTCTTCTAATTTTTCTAAACTATCTTCAAAATTCATATCTTCCATTATATCACCTTTGTGTTAACAGTTCCGTCATCGAATTCTATATCAATTTTATCTCCAGTTTTCACATCTTTTGCTGATGAAAGGATTTTTCCTTCACTTTTAGCTATTGAATAACCTCTTTTTAATGTTAAAAGAGGATTCAAGACTTCTAATTTGTTAAGATTTTTATAATATTTTTCTTTTTTATTATTTAACATATTTTGAGGATTTTTTAGGATTGTTGCATTTTCTAATTTGAATAGTTTTTGCTTATTTTCGGTTATAATATTTTTTGATGCATAATCCAGCTTGTTTATAAGGTTGTCTAAATGCATCTCTTTAATTTCATAGATCTCTTCAGGGTTTTTTAAAACTTGTTTTTCAGATATATGTTTTAATATTAATCTGTTTTCCCCAATTTTGTTAGTAATGTTTTTTGTTAATTTTTCTTTTAAGTTATCTACTTTAAATTCAACTTCTTTTAGTTCTGGAACAGCAATCTGCGCAGCTCCAGTTGGGGTTGGGGCTCTTTCATCTGCTACAAAATCCGAAATTGTAAAATCAACTTCATGACCTACTGCACTAATGACTGGTATCTCACAATCGTAGATTTCTCGAGCTACAGATTCCTCATTGAATGGCCATAAATCCTCAATACTTCCTCCACCACGTCCAACAATTAAAGTATCAATATCGTATCTTTGTGCATTTCTAATTTGTCTTACAATTTGTTCTTTAGCATGGTCTCCTTGAACAAGTGTGGGAAATATTAGTATTTCACAAATCGGATATCTTTTTTTAATAGTTGTTAGTATGTCTCTTATGGCGGCTCCTGTTGGTGCTGTGACAACTCCAATTTTTTTGGGATATTTTGGTATTGTTTTTTTATGTGACTTTTCAAACAATCCCTCTTTTTCAAGTTTCTTTTTTAATTGTTCAAATGCAACATATAAGTTCCCGATTCCATCTTCAGTAATTTTAGTGGCGTATAACTGATATTTACCGTTTTTAACATAAACTTCAATTTTACCTTTTATAATTACTTTCATTCCATCTTTAAGCTCAATTTTAAGGAATCGGTCTTTCATGCCTTTAAACATAACTGCATCAATCTGTGAATTTTCATCTTTTAGGGTAAAGTAGCTGTGTCCGCTAAAAGAGTTCGTTGAAAAATTGGAAATTTCTCCTTTTACCAGAATATTTTTAAATGAGGGGTCCATTTTCAATTTTCGATTGATTAATGCATTAATTTCAGATACTGTGAAAGTTTTTTCTTCCATATGTTCACCATTAAAATCGATATTGTTATTATGTTGTTTATATTTATTTAAATTTTTTTTTAAAAATTTCTTAGAAACAATTATTAATCTTAATGACTATTAATTAATTAAGGTGTTTTTTTATGAGAATTAAAGATGAATTATTTGGTAAAGAAGTCCTTGATGCAGATGTTCAAATAGTTGGAAAGGTATCAGATGTCGTTTTAGATAAGGATTCCTTTGAAATTACTGATTTGGTAATTAAAAAAACAGGAATCTCAGAACAAATTAAATCCAGTGAAAATCTCATTCCAATGGAACTTGTAAAAGTTATTGGAGATAAAATTTTACTTAAAGGCGAAGATGATTTATAATGGTTTCTAAAGACTATTTAATTGATTTATTAAAGGAAAATGAAGTTTTTTTAGAGGGAGATTTCACATTATCTTCCGGTAAAAAAAGTAATTATTATATTAATATGAAAAAAGCTATTACTGAGCCTGAAATATTGTCAACCATTTCAAAATTGATTACAGAGAAAATCGCTGGGGATAATATTGATAAGGTTGCAGGTCCGGCTTTAGGTGCGGTTCCAATTGCTACTGCTGTTTCACTTGAGTCTAAATTGCCTTTATTGATGATTCGAAAAGAAAAGAAAGGTTATGGAACATCTAAACTTATTGAAGGCGAATTAAATCAAGACGATAATGTTATTGTTGTAGAAGATGTGTCTACGACTGGAGGATCACTTTTAAAAGCTATAAAAGCTATTCAAGATAATGGTGGTCGTGTAGTAAGAGCATTCGTTGTTGTAGATAGACAAGAAGGAGCAATTGAAGAATTTGAAAAAGAAGGTATAAAATTAGAACCTTTGATAAATGTAAATGAATTTTTTGATTGAAAAAATAAAAGTATGATGAAAAATTTATTCCATCATTATTTTTTAACATGATGAACAAAATGAGGAAGTTCATCAATAATTATTGGTAATGCTGTTTTAACAGCATTTGGAGAACCTGGCATGGAGAATATAAGTGTTTTTTTATAAACTCCTGCTGTTGCTCTTGAAAGAAGAGCTGCAGAACCAATTTCTTCAAAAGATTTGGCTCTAAATAGTTCTCCAAAGCCATCAATTTTTTTTTCGAAAAGTGATTCAACAGTTTCAACAGTGATGTCTCGATTAGATAATCCAGTTCCACCATTTGTTAATATAACATCAATATTTTCACAAACCATATTTTCAATTGCATTCATCAAATCTTCTTTTTCATCAGGAATTATAATTCTAGATTTCAAAGAGTACCTGGATTCGATTTCTTCAGCAATATATTTTCCAGATAAATCTAATTTTTCCGATTTTCTGCTATCGCTTAAAGTTATTAAGCCACAGCTTATATCACTAGATGACTGATTTTGATGTTGTTTTGCAGTTTCACTTTTCATATAATCATTTCCTGTTATTATTTTTTCTCATTTAAGATATGTTCACGGATTAATTTATATTCTTCGATACTACTGAATAATTTGTCACTAGGTTTGTAGAAGTTGACTTTTTCAATCTTAATTTCACAGATGTAATCGTGGGTTATAATTATTTTGATATGATGTGTTACTGTCTTATAATCAAGTTTTAGTAGTTTTGATATTTGATTTTTGTTTAGTGGTCTTTTAAGTAGTAGATCTATAATTCTCATGGTGGTCATTCCACCATTTCTTCCAATTATTAAAGTTAGTAATTCTATATCTTTAATTTCCCAAATATTCCATGTTAATAATGTTTTTTGAATTGATGCCATGTGTTATCTCATCTCCTAGCAAAGTTCCTCAACAAATTCTCAGCCCACTTTAGGGCGTTTTTGTCTTCAGCGATTAAAATTTGTGAATCATCGTAGTGACCGTCCTTAAAGAATAGCGTTAGTGACATAAAATCATCGCTGTATGTTAAAAATATTTTTAATCTTTTCTTAACGCAGCGTATTTTTACTTTATTGTTGTTAATCAATTCTCTTTTAAATAAGTCATTTTCTTTAATTGAATCTAATATTTCTTCACTAACTATCAATTCTAATTTTTTTAATTTATTATCATTTAATAATTTAATTAAATGTTTAAAATGATTTTCTGAGTAAATAGGAAGTATTATTTTTAAAGTTTTTGCATTTGAAATAAATTTAATGTATGTATTGAATGCGTTTGATAGATCACTTGTAGTAGAAGTTACATATTCCGCATTTTTTAAAAGATAAATCTCCTTTAAAAATTTATCAGGTATTCCAGTTAAATCGTGACTGTTCCAATAGAGCTTATTTTTATTCAATGCATACCAATTTTCAATGAGTTTGACCATATTTGTAGTTAATAAAAATCCATTTGATGTGAGTTCATAATATTTCTGAACTTTTCTAATTAAGTTAATTGTTTCTAATTCTTTAAGCCCATGTAAAATTGTTGCTGAGGGTTTTCTTAATTCTTTTCTCAATTCATCAAGATTTTTCGGATTTTCATAAACTGCTAATAGCAATCTTGATCTCATTCCTGAAGTTAAGATGTATTTAATGCCACTGAATTCTTTAGCTAATTCTTCTTTTGTTTCAATAGCAGTCATTTTTTCACCTGTCTTTTAACATGTTCAAATAATTCATTAGCCCAATTAAGGGAATTTTCCTTTTCAGATACTAAAATTCTGTTTTGATCAAAACTTCCATCATTTTTAAAAAGACCTAAACTCATTGTTTCATCACAAAGAGTCAAATATAAACTTAAATCTTTCTTGAAAATATAAACTTTAAGCCTTCCATTTTTAATGGCGGTTTTTCTCACACTGTTATTTACGCCGAATATTAACTCTTTAAAAATACTTTGAGGAACAATTAATTCTACAAATCCATTATTTTTTAAAACTTTTTCTATTAATTCTGGATAATCTGGATGTAAATATGGAAAGATTGCTTTAATGTTTTTTGAATCAATGATTTGTTTTTTTATGGTGTTGTGTGTCTTATATATGTCGACAGGTGTTGTCTCGATTAGTTTTGATTGTTCTAAATCAGTGATTCGTTTAATTGATGCAATACTTAGTTGATTCAAATTATGTTTGTTCCAGAATGCATCAAAGTTATTGACTATATCGACGCTATTCTTAAAATCCATAATTGATTTGAAATATACTTTAGTCATGGGATTTACATGATATCTGTTGTCATCTTTGGTAATGTATTCGTGTTTTTCTAACTTGCTGAGATTACTTGAAATTGAACTGTAAGTGATATTTGTATTTTTAACAAGTTCACGAATATTATTTGGTTTTTTATCTAGTTCACTTAGAATTTTCAATCTTATTTCAGATTTTGCAAGAAATTTTATATCGTTATTGATATCGTTATCTCGATTCATTTTAAATCCTCCAAGTTTTATTCATAAAGATTTTTCTAAAATCTCTATAAATTGTTTGATAATTCTAGTTTAACCATCACAATTTAAATAAATTTTTCCAAATATTATCCAAAGGTCTTCAAAATTTATTCTAAGGTTTTTCCAATTGTTTTCCAATTTTGTCCCAATCTTTACCCAACTCTTTCCCAACTCTTTCCCAAGTCTTTTCAAATTAGGTTCCATTTTTTTCCATTGCCAAGTTTTATAAATTTATAATTCTAAATATATTTTCATGGAAATTTGTTATATTTTAGATGCATCTGCTTTTATAAATGGATTTAAGATTATTTCAGATAATAATTTTACTGTTCCTGAAATTACTACTGAAATAAAAGATTTTAAATCTAAATTAACATTTGATATGGCAATTGAAGAAGGTAAGTTGATTATTCAGGATGTGCCTCATAAGTATATATCAAGTGTCAATGATATTATTTCTAAATCTGGTGATATTTTAAGATTATCCTTGCCTGATAAAAAGTTAATTGCACTGGCATATATGCTGAATGATGAGGGTAAAAATGTAAAAGTAATAAGTGATGATTACACAATCCAAAATACATTAAGAATTATGAATATTCCATATTCCGGAGTGATTACTGAAGGAATTAAGGGAATATATAACTGGAAAAAAATTTGTGAAGGATGTAAAAAGGAGTATGGGGAAGATTATCCATTTGATGATTGTGAGATATGTGGATCTAGAATATTTAAAAAACGAATTAAGGTGAATAAATGAGGATTGGAATTGTTGTTCACGGCCCAAATATTATTGATACCGGTTATGCATTGAAATTGATTAATCTGATTAAAAATTATGGGGA
Above is a genomic segment from Methanobrevibacter sp. containing:
- a CDS encoding exodeoxyribonuclease VII small subunit, with amino-acid sequence MEDMNFEDSLEKLEEIVNKLENGDVPLDEAIDEFKKAMDLVKLCENKLNSAEEAIAKIVQDNDEIVEFKSD
- the xseA gene encoding exodeoxyribonuclease VII large subunit, which produces MEEKTFTVSEINALINRKLKMDPSFKNILVKGEISNFSTNSFSGHSYFTLKDENSQIDAVMFKGMKDRFLKIELKDGMKVIIKGKIEVYVKNGKYQLYATKITEDGIGNLYVAFEQLKKKLEKEGLFEKSHKKTIPKYPKKIGVVTAPTGAAIRDILTTIKKRYPICEILIFPTLVQGDHAKEQIVRQIRNAQRYDIDTLIVGRGGGSIEDLWPFNEESVAREIYDCEIPVISAVGHEVDFTISDFVADERAPTPTGAAQIAVPELKEVEFKVDNLKEKLTKNITNKIGENRLILKHISEKQVLKNPEEIYEIKEMHLDNLINKLDYASKNIITENKQKLFKLENATILKNPQNMLNNKKEKYYKNLNKLEVLNPLLTLKRGYSIAKSEGKILSSAKDVKTGDKIDIEFDDGTVNTKVI
- a CDS encoding PRC-barrel domain-containing protein; amino-acid sequence: MRIKDELFGKEVLDADVQIVGKVSDVVLDKDSFEITDLVIKKTGISEQIKSSENLIPMELVKVIGDKILLKGEDDL
- the pyrE gene encoding orotate phosphoribosyltransferase; this translates as MVSKDYLIDLLKENEVFLEGDFTLSSGKKSNYYINMKKAITEPEILSTISKLITEKIAGDNIDKVAGPALGAVPIATAVSLESKLPLLMIRKEKKGYGTSKLIEGELNQDDNVIVVEDVSTTGGSLLKAIKAIQDNGGRVVRAFVVVDRQEGAIEEFEKEGIKLEPLINVNEFFD
- a CDS encoding molybdenum cofactor biosynthesis protein B; the encoded protein is MKSETAKQHQNQSSSDISCGLITLSDSRKSEKLDLSGKYIAEEIESRYSLKSRIIIPDEKEDLMNAIENMVCENIDVILTNGGTGLSNRDITVETVESLFEKKIDGFGELFRAKSFEEIGSAALLSRATAGVYKKTLIFSMPGSPNAVKTALPIIIDELPHFVHHVKK
- a CDS encoding winged helix-turn-helix domain-containing protein, with product MASIQKTLLTWNIWEIKDIELLTLIIGRNGGMTTMRIIDLLLKRPLNKNQISKLLKLDYKTVTHHIKIIITHDYICEIKIEKVNFYKPSDKLFSSIEEYKLIREHILNEKK
- a CDS encoding winged helix-turn-helix domain-containing protein, with translation MTAIETKEELAKEFSGIKYILTSGMRSRLLLAVYENPKNLDELRKELRKPSATILHGLKELETINLIRKVQKYYELTSNGFLLTTNMVKLIENWYALNKNKLYWNSHDLTGIPDKFLKEIYLLKNAEYVTSTTSDLSNAFNTYIKFISNAKTLKIILPIYSENHFKHLIKLLNDNKLKKLELIVSEEILDSIKENDLFKRELINNNKVKIRCVKKRLKIFLTYSDDFMSLTLFFKDGHYDDSQILIAEDKNALKWAENLLRNFARR
- a CDS encoding winged helix-turn-helix domain-containing protein encodes the protein MNRDNDINNDIKFLAKSEIRLKILSELDKKPNNIRELVKNTNITYSSISSNLSKLEKHEYITKDDNRYHVNPMTKVYFKSIMDFKNSVDIVNNFDAFWNKHNLNQLSIASIKRITDLEQSKLIETTPVDIYKTHNTIKKQIIDSKNIKAIFPYLHPDYPELIEKVLKNNGFVELIVPQSIFKELIFGVNNSVRKTAIKNGRLKVYIFKKDLSLYLTLCDETMSLGLFKNDGSFDQNRILVSEKENSLNWANELFEHVKRQVKK
- a CDS encoding type II toxin-antitoxin system VapC family toxin, which translates into the protein MEICYILDASAFINGFKIISDNNFTVPEITTEIKDFKSKLTFDMAIEEGKLIIQDVPHKYISSVNDIISKSGDILRLSLPDKKLIALAYMLNDEGKNVKVISDDYTIQNTLRIMNIPYSGVITEGIKGIYNWKKICEGCKKEYGEDYPFDDCEICGSRIFKKRIKVNK